The proteins below come from a single Dryobates pubescens isolate bDryPub1 chromosome 43, bDryPub1.pri, whole genome shotgun sequence genomic window:
- the LOC128899303 gene encoding olfactory receptor 14A16-like gives MSNSSSITHFLLLPFPGTRQLQLLHFCLFLAIYLAALLGNGLIITTIAWDHHLHTPMYFFLLNLSILDMGTISTTVPKSMANSLWNTRDISYAGCAAQVFLLFFLLGAEYYLLTTMSYDRYVAICRPLHYETLLGSRVCVQMAAAAWACGFLYALLHTANTFSLPLCQGNAVNQFFCEVPQILKLSCSTSYLRELWLLVVTVCLAFVCFVLIVVSYLQIFRAVLRIPSQQGRHKAFATCLPHLAVVSLFLTTGIFAYLKPSSISSPSLDLVVSVLYSVVPPAVNPLIYSLRNQELKAALSQLISGCFQKQ, from the coding sequence atgtccaacagcagctccatcacccacttcctcctcctgccattcccaggcacaaggcagctgcagctcctgcacttctgcctcttcctggccatctacctggctgctctgctgggcaatggcctcatcatcaccaccatagcctgggaccaccacctccacacccccatgtacttcttcctcctcaacctctccATCCTTGACATGGGTACCATCTCCACTACTGTGCCAAAATCCATGGCAAATTCCCTGTGGAACAcaagggacatctcctatgcaggatgtgctgcacaagtgtttctgcttttctttttgcttggtGCAGAGTATtacctcctcaccaccatgtcctatgatcgctacgttgccatctgcagacccctgcactatgagaccctcctgggcagcagagtgtgtgtccaaatggcagcagctgcttgggcctgtggctttctctatgctctgctgcacacagccaatacattttccctgcccctctgccagggcaatgctgtgaaCCAGTTTTTCTGTGAagtcccccagatcctcaagctctcctgctccacatcctacctcagggaactctGGCTTCTTGTAGTCACTGTCTGTTTagcttttgtgtgttttgtgctcattgtggtgtcctatttgcagatcttcagggcagtgctgaggatcccctctcagcagggacgccacaaagcctttgccacctgcctgcctcacctggctgtggtctccctttTTCTCACCACTGGCatctttgcctacctgaagccctcctccatctcctccccatccctggacctggtggtgtcagttctgtactcagtggttcctccagcagtgaaccctctcatctacagcctgaggaaccaggagctcaaggctgccctgagccaactgatctctggatgctttcagaagcaataa
- the LOC128899302 gene encoding olfactory receptor 14A16-like, which translates to MANSSSITHFLLLPFSGTRQLQLLHFCLFLAIYLVALLGNGLIITTIAWDHHLHTPMYFFLLNLSFLDLGVISTIVPKSMANSLWDTRDISYAGCVVQVVFFVFLVTAEFYLLTIMSYDRYVAICRPLHYETLLGSRVCVQLAAAAWAFGVLNALLHTANTFSLPLCQGNAVDQFFCEIPQILKLSCSTSYLRELWLLVVTVSFSSVCFVLIVVSYVQIFRAVLRIPSQQGRHKAFTTCLPHLAVVSLFISTVFFAYLKPPSFSSSSLDLVLSILYSVVPPSVNPLIYSLRNQALKAALSKLIPGCFQKQ; encoded by the coding sequence atggccaacagcagctccatcacccacttcctcctcctgccattctcaggcacaaggcagctgcagctcctgcacttctgcctcttcctggccatctacctggttgccctgctgggcaatggcctcatcatcaccaccatagcctgggaccaccacctccacacccccatgtacttcttcctcctcaacctctccttTCTTGACCTGGGTGTCATCTCCACCATTGTGCCAAAATCCATGGCCAACTCCCTGTGGGataccagggacatctcctatgcaggatgtgttgtGCAGGTGGTCTTCTTCGTATTCCTAGTTACAGCAGAGTTTTATCTCCTCACCatcatgtcctacgatcgctacgttgccatctgcagacccctgcactatgagaccctcctgggcagcagagtttgtgtccagctggcagcagctgcctgggcctttGGGGTTctcaatgctctgctgcacacagccaatacattttccctgcccctctgccagggcaatgctgtggaccagttcttctgtgaaatcccccagatcctcaagctctcctgctccacatcctacctcagggaactttggcttcttgtggTTACTGTCTCTTTTTCatctgtctgttttgtgttgattgtggtgtcctatgtgcagatcttcagggcagtgctgaggatcccctctcagcagggacgccacaaagcctttaccacctgcctccctcacctggccgTCGTCTCCCTGTTTATCAGCACTGTCTTCTTTGCGTACCTGaagcctccctccttctcctcctcatccctggatcTGGTGTTGTCaattctgtactcagtggtgcctccatcagtgaaccctctcatctacagcctgaggaatcAGGCgctgaaggctgccctgagcaaactgatccctggatgctttcagaagcaataa